A single region of the Brachypodium distachyon strain Bd21 chromosome 3, Brachypodium_distachyon_v3.0, whole genome shotgun sequence genome encodes:
- the LOC100845702 gene encoding NDR1/HIN1-like protein 10, whose product MPAASRGVSGSPRAKRSAVLRCLVVALISTILLAGLVVLIFWLIVRPKPIEYTVTHAAVRHLNVTSPANNAAAALVNATFYLTFSADNPNRRLSVRYRDVAFSVHYGAGNSNDDKASAPLAVADPVADFRQPPRNETRLAVRAVARSVPVAGETARELEHDRAAGEVGVEVRVSARVRFVVGGVRSRRYDMSAVCSPVVIGLSPAAARSFRSVPCDVAIS is encoded by the coding sequence AtgccggcggcaagcaggggGGTCTCGGGCAGCCCACGGGCGAAGCGGTCGGCCGTGCTCCGCTGCCTGGTGGTCGCGCTGATCTCCACCATCCTCCTCGCGGGCCTCGTCGTGCTCATCTTCTGGCTGATCGTCCGGCCCAAGCCCATCGAGTACACCGTCACCCACGCCGCCGTGCGCCACCTCAACGTCACCTCCCCCGCCAAcaacgccgccgcggcgctcgTCAACGCCACCTTCTACCTCACCTTCTCCGCCGACAACCCGAACCGCCGCCTGTCCGTGCGCTACAGGGACGTCGCCTTCTCCGTGCACTACGGCGCCGGCAACAGCAATGACGACAAGGCGTCGGCGCCGCTGGCCGTAGCGGACCCCGTGGCGGACTTCCGGCAGCCGCCCCGGAACGAGACGCGGCTGGCCGTGCGCGCCGTGGCGCGGTCGGTGCCCGTGGCCGGGGAGACGGCGCGGGAGCTCGAACACGACCGCGCCGCGGGGGAGGTGGGCGTCGAGGTGCGCGTGAGCGCGCGCGTCCGCTTCGTCGTCGGCGGTGTCAGGTCCAGAAGGTATGACATGAGCGCGGTCTGCTCGCCAGTGGTCATCGGCTtgtcgccggccgcggcgaggtCCTTCAGGAGCGTGCCGTGCGACGTCGCGATTTCGTGA